GCGGAGTTATTTATCACATGATATTGAATGAGTCATGTAGCTAATCTACGACCtcttttctataaaaaaaaaatactcattaTATTACgtcaattttaaactttgacaagtgtatttttaaaaaaattacttcaTTTTGTAAATTGTGAAACTTCCACACTCAATTTCATAATAGCTTTACAAGGATATAGAACACTAATTGGTTTCCACAAACTTACAAATCACTTTGTTTCAAATGCAAAATAGGTCGATTTGGGTGTATGTTGTGTTTTAGGaatataatattttgttttgATAATGTTAAAAATTTCACCCTCTAAAATCAACCATATTGTTCGTTTTTTGATTCTGATTCCCGTGAATTCTTCATATTACTCTCACGATTTATTTCTCTAAAGCCCAACAACTAAGTTAAGCTCATCTCATTGAGCCTAGAAAAATACCGGGTTGATTGTTTGAAGGTGAGTTTTGTGtcatatatattacatacaaTTTGGACAGAAGATCTGTGTCTCACCGATATGGTATATATTATATGTCTTACTTGGATAAGCAGGAATATAATATGTAAAACAGTAATATCCActaaacaatattattattattattatgaagtCTCACAAATTGATAATTTGTTTTGGTCTGTTGTTGTTGGTGTAATTAAGAACAATATCCAAACCAATGGCACCAGCAGTAATGATCAATCCAGGTCTTCTCGCACCGATACTCGATATCGGTAGCGCCATGGGTAACTTGCAGGCACTTCTGATGGCAAAGTTCAGCATCACAGCTCTTCATATTATTGATTGTTGCTATGCATTCTTTTGCATCTGACTGAGGCACCATTGTCATCAATGTAGCTGCACagcacaacaacaacaacaacaacaaaaaaaacccatttttagaaaataaaaaaaaaacaattaatatatcaatctaaaatttaatttcaaaattacacagaCCTGAGAAGATGAGGAGGAGAAGAACAGTGACAAGGTTGGTAGAAGACATGGCCATGTGTTTGGTGGTATACACTATCTGTCTATGTTAAAAACTATTTGTTGGTGGTGTTTGTTGTTTGGCTGGTTCTCCTTTTTATAGGTGGAGTGGGTTgtgaacatatttgattaaaATGTCAAttatataaatttcaatatCTAGTAAAATATTTGTAtggatttttttccctttttagtttttagggttACAAGGGTCTCTCTAATTAAATAGCTAGAGATTTCACTAATAAATAGCTAAAGATTTCACTAATAAATAGCTATGGATTTCACTAATAAATGTCTAAAGATTTCTCTCATTATTTTCAACAAATATTTATTGGCTCATGAAACAAAGGGTGGCAGcggtctgctgtagtaaaaactacagcagaccccgctgTAGGTGATTTggatcacaaaatttttttattttattttgaaaaaattatagatgtgtagtttatgatctaatgAATCCaaccatatattttttgttcaaaaaaaaaatcaaattcatcgtgatccagacattgaatgttttgagtttatatccgatggtctaaaattgttaagcatttttcatgtagcatatgatttttgttttgaacaaaaaatatatcgttggattcgttagaccataaactacacatctataatttttttaaaataaaataaaataaatttcaccCTCAAATAGGTATTACAGCGGGGCCTTCCGTAACTTTATTACAGCAGAGCCTCGGCACTTTGAAAAAAAGGTATTTCTTGCCAAGATGGTTAAATAGAGTTGTGAAACATTTAAGGACAAATTTTGGTGTaccaaacaattttcaaaatgatatgtgtccataattgtccataatctaggtggtatGCTAATTCTAAATGGTTCCCACACATTTTCACATGTCACCTAGCCATGGTCCCCACATTTTTCTCATGTCACCTAGTTATAGACATATTATGGATGcataaattatggacatgtagtgttTCCGAAACAATTTTGAGATTGGGGGCTCTAATTTTGGACTCCTATTCTCCcccaaaactatgttaaatcatgaataaaaatgtgtgattatgtattttggtgttcataatgatagaatatagtagattttggagaaaaaaatcctaaatactaaattgtaaaccctaaatccaaaactctaaaccctaaatactaaaaattaagccctaaaccttaaatcataaatttttttttttggtaagtaaaatGAAATGGACGAGGGGAATAACAAatggtgggaggggtgcaacacgagtacttcccaagaggtcacccatcctagtactactctcgcccaagcatgTTTAAATCATGAAgcctaaactctaaacactaatttctaactcataagctctaatatgtcatttaaaaaaatcatgatttaacatgatttttggggGAGAATTGGAGTCCCTCCCATTCCAACAATTTTAAAGAATTttggaaaaatcataaatgtgtatcataattaatataagaatatattttttgttcaaaataaaaattaaatccatCGCGATTGAACCATCAAATATTTGAATTTATATCCAACGGTCTAGATTTGTCATGTCCGATcacaacaaattttattttgttatgaacaaaaaaaatagtttcGGATTCGTCATGATGAAtaatacacatttatgatttttttttcagaattttctaaaaaaaatttatgcaccAAAATGCAGGAACGGACCCAAGCATAGCTGAGTGGGGTCAATTGaccccattcaaaaaaaatattaatgttaTAGCAAAttgtacatatattttataaaaaaaagctCACATTTTGCCCCCaatgattttcaaaattttaccaTTATCCCTAACAAATATAAATTTGACCCACTCACGCTAGACTTTGGGTCCGCCCCAGCCAAAAATGGAGCATCGATTGTCGAAGGATGCAAAGGTCCTCCCCAAATCCAAAATTTAAGTACACAATCTCGTCATAACCGGTTCATAGGTAAAATAACAATTGAGACCCACTACGAGAGCACTTAAATAACTATTGAGCGCACTCATGGTTTAGATGATTGTATTAAAATAATACAGAGACTATCAATAGAGCACATCAggtaagaattaaaaaaaattttgaattcattTTATATAGCTGTCGGCATCTTTTGTGCAGGAAATTAGCATCTTCTAACCCTTGGGAACAGGAATTTATGATTTAATGAGTCTATACGGTTCGAGCGTGCCAAGACATGCTATCAGTCTAAATAATTTATATGGAATCGTGCACCAATCTGACATGTTATCAAATGAGTTGTGTGTAACATATAAGCATTATTATCCACAACATaagcaaaaaaattttaaataaaaatattgttttcaacaacaatattattattattataaagtcTCAGATGGATAATTTgttctgttgttgttgttggtgtaATTTAAGGACAATATCCAAACCAATGACACCAGCACCAATGTTCACCCCAGTTGTGGTGGCACTCATACTCAACATTGGTAGCGCCATAGCTAACTTGGAGGCATTTCTCATGGCAAAGTTCAGCATCACAGCTTTTCAAGTTGTTGATTGTTGCTATGCATTCTCTTGCATCTGACTGAGGCACCATTGTCATCAATGTAACTGCACAAATAACACAACAAATATCACCCatctttagaagaaaaaaaaaacacaattaattTCTCAATCTAAAATTTAATctcgaaaataaaaaataaactgacctgagaagatgatgaagagaaGAACAGTGACAAGGTTGGTAGAAGGCATGGCCATATCTATGTTAAAAActatttgtttgtgtttgtctGGTTCTCCTCTTTTTTATATGGTGGAATGGGTTGTGATTTGTGAACATATTGATTAAAGTGGCAATTATATAAGTTTTTAATAATATGTTGACAAAATcatcaaattaataaatttgTATTAAAATTTCCCCTTTTAGGGTTACTACTTTCAACCTATCTCTAATTAATGTGCCATGATACtcattattttgatattttcaacAAATATTTATTCGCTCATAAACgaaaaaaagtattttttttgccAAGATACTTGAGTAGAGTCGTGAAATTTAAGGATATGTGAATGTCGGAGCatcaaattttttcaaaaataatcatAAATGTATAGTATTTGATATGATGAATtcaatgatattttatttttcgaaacaaaaatcaaattcatcgcgatcgaaACGTTAAATGTTTTGAATTAATATCCAACGGTTTAGAATTGTCATGCTCGattgcgatgaatttgatttttatttcgaacaaaaaaatatattgttaaatTTGTTATGCTAAATAAtacattatatatttttttataattttggaGGATGCACAAGTCTTCCCCAATATGAAATTTAACTACTTACCCTCGTCGTTCCGGTTCTATTTTAgataagataacataattaaccATAATTGAGCACACTCATGAGTTAGATGATTGTATGATGAATATATTTACTAAATAATACTAGTATTTTATATTACAaagtattaatattttaaacatatttctaaataatttatttaatgttttactaaataataaatattttatattttacaaaatAGAGGGTAACAAAGTTTTTTAATCATTATTCTCACTCATATTCCCATATAAATTCATTAATCAACGGAACCGAACATAAGAATCGATGTTCTTATTCCCACGCTGATTCTCATTCATGTTTCCATTCCCAACCTCAACCAAAAACATGGCTTGtattaactctcaaaatacatgttagattttttaaaaaattacatattcataatcaaTGCATAAATATTAATTGTCGATGAATTTTATCAGGTaaatattaatttcattatttttttcaatggaatttcaaaaacaaatgaattcagaactaaaacaattaattttagactgtattttaaaaaacaatagaatctatattaaaacaatcaattttggacgatgaattatgagataaaagaattaaaataaaattattctattgattaaagcaataaaataaatatgttgGGCTTTCATGAATTATCAAACTGATTTACTACATGTGATTTTCGTTTTAATTTTGTTAGGGCAGGGAGCGCGTAGTCTGCCACCCACGTGCATCACATtcggtgaagaagaagaaaaaaaagctaTTATCCACGTCTTTCTCGTTTTGAGGCCTCCAATGTCGCTGAAATCACAAAACTAGTGCTCGTTGGCCCAAACTATCCAGCACCAACCCCACAAGAACAACACGCGCCTTCTCCCACTCCGCAATCTCCTCCACTctcttcaaacttcaaacttttATGGACTTTTCAGCTTCTCTCAATTGCAGTATTCTTCACCAGACTCCCAAGCTTTCCAGGTTGAGATTTCATTGAAAACCACTACTATTTGTCTCTGTTTTCTCTAACAGGGGGTTTAGGGTTCTTAGTAGGTGATTGGACTGTATTGGCTTTTGAATTCATGTTCTTTACTCATGTTTATGCTGCCCATTCTGCTATTGGGGCTCTGAATTATTCTCTAAAAGATTAGTATGCAGTATTCCTCTGCGAGATTGGAATTCTCGCAGATTTACTCTCATCAACTGTGTCCATGTAAGGCTATTCCTTCAATCAGACCATCGGTTCCCTTCTCCAAGAAGAGGCGGAGAAGAATTATTGCCAGTTTTTTGCGTACGAGCTATCCTAGGAAATTCAGCTTTCGTGCTTGTGTGATACCCAACAACAATGGTAAGAACCGCAGTTTCAGCGTAGACTTAGCGGATTCTAGTAGACGGGTTGCAAGGAGTTTTGGTGCCAAGCAACTATCTAATGAGTTGGAGGGCGAGGATTTGTCTCAAGAATCGTCGTCCTCGGTTGGAATGGCATCGAACTTCACTGGTTTTGAAGAAGATCCTATTGTTGATAAGTTGAGGACCCAATTGGGAGTGATACACCCAATCCCTTCACCGCCAATTAACCGAGGCTTCGCtgggttgtttgtgtttttcttctttgtggGCGTTGCTTTTGATAAATTATGGACTTCTAGGAAGAAGAACAGAATGGGGAAGGATGGCCCTCTTGTGGTGTGGCCACAAGTTCCTACGAGCTTTTCAGCATTTCTAGAAAAGGATTTGCAGAGGAAGGAATCGGTGGAATGGGTAAACATGGTGCTTGGGAAGTTGTGGAAGGTTTACAGGGGTGGGATCGAGAATTGGCTCGTTGGTTTGCTCCAACCAGTTATTGATGATCTTAAAAAACCTGATtatgtggagagggttgagattAAGCAATTTTCTTTGGGGGATGAGCCTTTGTCTGTCAGGAATGTCGAGCGCAGGACTTCCAGAGGTTTCAATGATTTGCAGTAAGTTTATCTCTTTTGGATGAATTTGCATTTTTTATGAACCATTACACTAATAAGATACTAGCGCTTTGTAATGAAGCTTAGTCGTGCATGCTCTTTGATTTGTTTCCAGATTTTTCCTTGGGTTTTGATTTTGCAAAAGTAGGAGGGATACATGTTATCATGttaataaattattaacaaattactttctctttttttgattTATGTATATTTGTAGTGTAAATTACCTTTGAGAGAATTTGGGATCAGTTGCTCATGAACCATAATGCTTTTTCTGAATGTTTGTTATTATGACACTAATTTTTGATGAGAAATTAATTGATCCCTTTTGGGAGTCCAGTTAAACCTCTCATTAAGAGGACCTGTTTGTTCTAACTGGAATGAAAAGCCTTTTGGATTTTATGGTTTCATGTTATGGGAATAAACTTCCGACAATTATGCTTTTGGTGTTGCTTGCTACATTATCTAGTTCTATCCTTTTGCAAGCCAATCAATAGATTCAGGTTATTAAATTAGCCATTGGACTCGTTGTGGACGAATGATTCTATGCAAGTCGCCCTTAGACTATACTTTTATAAATTGAAAAACCTAGGTTTTCCAGCATGATACACTCAAAAATTTCCATGTAACTTCTTGCATTTGCATCGGTTTAGGGCCTtataatcttcttttttttttttttttgcattgatTGATTTATATCTGCTCATTTGTTACCTAGGTACCAAATTGGCCTCCGTTATACTGGTGGTGCTCGCATGCTGTTAATGCTTTCGCTAAAATTTGGGATTATCCCTATTGTTGTTCCAGTTGGCGTTCGAGATTTTGACATTGATGGGGAACTTTGGGTCAAATTGCGACTGATACCAACAGAGCCTTGGGTTGGAGCTGTTTCATGGGCTTTTGTTTCACTTCCAAAGATCAAATTTGAATTATCACCATTTCGCTTGTTTAACTTAATGGGTATGGCAAGTCTCTCTTTCTCATAAGTTTACAATCAAAAAAGTTATTTCTCTGAAGTTATCGCGGTGATGTATCTTACTGTACATGGGTGAAATACTCACCAGACACATGTGGTATGGAATTTCTATGCTTTTGACCAAATCATCCTCTGGGAATACTGATACATTTTTGTTTCATGTTACATGTTGCATGCTTGCCTTTGGCGATACCAGCTATCCCAGTTCTCTCAATGTAAGTAACTTCTGACTGTTGACAAGTTCTTGCTTCtaatttgttttgtgtttatgcAATAGCAGAGTTCCCCTTTTCTTGCttattgattttgattattGATGATATTCAATGCTAGTCTAGTTAATTGATTTGTTTGACCGGGGCAGGATGTTCTTTGGAAGCCAACTCACATATGCCTTTGATAAAAATAGTTGTCTTTTCAAAACTAAATGAAAACAAGCTTGTGAGAATTTCAACTCTCCTTTGGCTCAATTTTAATTAACATCTTAAAGAACTTATAAAATTTCCAGTGTTAGAGGTATTAGTACCACTTCACATTTTAATTTAATGTTCGGAACTGCTGTACATGGTCTAGGTAATGTTGGTTGTAAGTCGCACACATGTCTGACGCTGAAGCATGTTTTTGGTAATGTTGGTTGTAAACCACAATTAAGGTCTCTGTTTTATCATGCTAtgctctttttttgtttgtattcATTCTGGAAATCATAATCTATGCTATGCTCTTTGGGGTGTCAACAGAATTAAGAATTCTTGCATTTTCCAGTTCCCATGTACCACCCGTTTCAGAAAATTTAAATTTGAAATAATTATGTGCTCTGTGCCTATATTgacctttcctttcctttgctAGTTATTTGTCATTCTTGCTTAACTCATCTCGTGGATATAATGCTGCACATGTAGGCTTTCCCTGAAACTTTCTATCTTTTGGTAAATTTTCCATATGTTTCTGTAGGTTTTTGAGAAAACTTCTCACTGAAGATTTGCCTCGACTATTTGTACGTCCGAATAAAATTTTTCTAGATTTCCagaaaggaaaagcagttgGTCCTGTAGGAAATGATTTCAAATCTGGAGAAACGCAGGAAGGAAACGAAGATTTTGTTGGAGAACTATCACTGACTCTAGTTGATGCTCGgaaacttttttattttgtctttggTAAATGATATTTTCCATTCTCATTTGTGGAATTTGGCTTTCCCATAAGGAtaagttaaaaatctatttCAGGAATTTAGATCATGTTTTGTTTATTAAAGTCTATGTCAAAGCAGAACACTTGTATTTATGACAGGTGATAATTTTTGATGGGAtctttctgttttcatttatttttttctttcgtaTGCCTCTCATTGAAACCCCCATTTTATGCCAGGTAAAACAGATCCGTATGTGACTTTGAGTCTAGGGGATCAAATCATATGCAGTAAAAAGAACAGCCAAACCACTGTCATTGGCCCTCCTGGTGAGCCAATTTGGAATCAGGTGAAGCttcttatttctttcttcattgtGGTTTATGAATTCAGGAGGAATCTGTCAatcattgtttttcttttatatatgtatgttccCTTTGAAGCTGTAGAATTTCGTCAACTAATCAAATAGTATTTTCTATTGGTGGCaggattttcatatgcttgttgCAAATCCTAAAAAACAGAAATTACACATCCAGGTTAAAGACTCCCTAGGATTTACAGATTTCACCATTGGCACCGGAGaggtaattaatattttattcttgTTAATAAAGGTAAACATTTGCTGCATTTACATTGAAGTGCTCTCTTTTAATGGCGAAGGCTGCGAAAAGAGACATTGGTGTTACATCCAACCATTGAGTTCTTCAGCCAACTAATTAGATGCCTATAGAGTACACAAAGACAACCACCCTCCAGTGATGGACCCTCAATATGACACTCTTAATAAAGCCACAAGAACAAGCTTCTGAGACATGGAGTGTTACCATTTAGCTCAAGGGTAGTTTTGAGGCAACTTTGGGGGATATTTAAGAGGAGTTTATTGATGACATTTTCATGATTCGAACTTGAACTTGTCACTTTTGAGTGCCAAATTGAACTCCTGGCGACCTAACCAGTCCCAAGCCTAGATAAAGGGGAAAGAGTTGTGCTAGGCTGATAGGTATTGTGGAACATTGCCAAACTTTATGAACTTGAATCCAATGATAAATTCATTGGAGAAGGTTCCGACTAATTTCTCATAGGGATTCAGGTAGCTGACCCTAACATTCATACTATGTCGGGGTGAGGTCTGCGTAAATCCTGTGTGTCCCCAACCCCGTCCACTGTGGGAgatttgtgcacgggagttgtttaccttagaTAATATTCCTTctgtacaaaaaaataaataaattcccGCACACATTGTCCTAATGCAGATTGGGGCTTCTGATTAAGTAGATTTGGCAACTAATACAattttgggttttggttttgacaATTTTTGGGTATTCTTCCATTTTATGAGTCTGCATCTTCTCATTTATTTTAGTTTGTTGAAATACTGTTTCCAGGTTGATTTGGAATCACTTCAAGACACTGTACCAACGGACAGGATTGTGGTCTTGCGAGGAGGTTGGGGACTGTTCAGAAAGGGGTCTTCTGGGGAAATATTACTTCGACTGACTTATAAGGCCTATGTTGAGGATGAGGAAGATGGCAGGAGTGACGTGGGATCCATTGATGTGGATGCTTCAGATGATGATATGTCTGATTATGATGAATCAAATGCTAGCTATGTGAGGGATGGGATTGAATATTCAGATGGATCGGATAAAGAATCATTTATGGATGTTCTAGCAGCTTTGATCGTGAGTGAGGAATTTCAAGGGATAGTGGCATCTGAAGCGGGAAGTTCCAAAATTTCAGATGATGTCTCACGTATGGGGTCCACAATACCTATATCACGTGGCCTTAAATCCAGTATGCCCTCTGATTCTAGCAATAGTTACGAGTCTTCTAGAGGTACCATCACCACAACTCTTGTTCTTGTTTTATGTCTTGATCATGATCCATAAACTTCCACCTGGTTACTTTACTGTGGTTTTGATACCACTTCAAAAACTGGTCAGTTGCAGGATCAGCCTTATTTTGGCTTGCTGTAATTACTAGTATATCAGTGTTAATAGCTTTTAACATTGGTGGTTCAAGCTTCTTCAATCCGTGACATGACGCCATAGCACTTTCAAAGAGCTAGTTTTCGATCCATCTTTTAGCCAAGTAATTCTGCATCCTTTCTGCTTTTTATTTAACCTTTAGTGAATATGACCATGCTTGCATTTTCGTTTATTTGCCTTTTCTGAGCAGTCTGTGGTTGTGCGATAGAACCCATGTGACTGCCTTCTTAATTTATTGGCCAgtagtgtattttttttttaaaatttgctgGCCTCATTAACTTTTCGAGACGTCCACCATTTTCAACAGGGTTGGTTGGCTTATTCTTTCCTTaaacagaaaaaaataaaataaaatttgtggtAGGTTAGGGGTTTTTCTCGAGGGGCATTAAGTGGATGTTGTAAAATACAGTAATTCAAGTGGAATTCAATCTGTCTCAGACAATTGTGTTTGTAGTGTTGGAATATGTTTATTGGACATGTTGTGACAGCTATGATGCTTTTGAaagactaatttttttttagctaTCTTGCTTGTACTTGAGCTTAGCTAGTTCTTGGGGTGACAGATTATAGCTTAAGACGTCTTCATTATCCTTTTTGTAGCATTTGGCTTTCTAATCTTGGGGACAGGGTTATCACCTAGGAAGACAACGGGAATATGCAGTCTTCGTGGCATGACCTTTTTTTATCACTTTGACTTCTGTAACTTATTGGATTGGTATGATTAACAATCTGACAGATCTGTCAAAATATGTTTTGCAAATTCATTTCTCCTGAAAATGGAAGCTCTCTACTGATGTGTTACCATTGAACTCGAGTAATCTATGAGCTTGCTGTGCTCTACAATAGTCTGCTCGCTGCCATTCTCAATAGTTTTGAGTAGTGTGCTAGTTTTTTAAATGTATTATAACAAAGTGCCACAAGTTAACTTGAATGTTCTTTTACTAATACTTTGTTGAAGCACACAATTGTCAAAGTTCGGTACTCAGACCTGAATCAGATTgcttaatgaaatgttgttttaTGACAGGTTTGGCAGCAATTCGCTTCACACATATTGGAGATGATTTTccatcatttttgttttcattcaaaCAGCTACTAGCAGAGAAACGTTCTATTGGCGGCAGAAAATTTTTGGCTTCTTCAATCAAGTCCTTTACTGGTGTAATCCCCTTGTCTCTTTGTTCCACTTGTATGATAATAATGATCATGAACCCTTTTCACTGGTACCCTCCTCCATGCATTTACTGAAGTTGCTTTGTGTAGGCATTGATTGTAATATTGTACAGCTATAGGTATAGAAtaatttttgttgtttgcatGGGGGGAAGGTTTGGCTTGACAGATAGAttcaatgaaattcctgatACTCCAAGATCTCTACAAACGGGTCTATATGTTCGTTTGTGTCTGCTGTGCC
The window above is part of the Tripterygium wilfordii isolate XIE 37 chromosome 3, ASM1340144v1, whole genome shotgun sequence genome. Proteins encoded here:
- the LOC119995266 gene encoding extended synaptotagmin-3-like, producing the protein MQYSSARLEFSQIYSHQLCPCKAIPSIRPSVPFSKKRRRRIIASFLRTSYPRKFSFRACVIPNNNGKNRSFSVDLADSSRRVARSFGAKQLSNELEGEDLSQESSSSVGMASNFTGFEEDPIVDKLRTQLGVIHPIPSPPINRGFAGLFVFFFFVGVAFDKLWTSRKKNRMGKDGPLVVWPQVPTSFSAFLEKDLQRKESVEWVNMVLGKLWKVYRGGIENWLVGLLQPVIDDLKKPDYVERVEIKQFSLGDEPLSVRNVERRTSRGFNDLQYQIGLRYTGGARMLLMLSLKFGIIPIVVPVGVRDFDIDGELWVKLRLIPTEPWVGAVSWAFVSLPKIKFELSPFRLFNLMAIPVLSMFLRKLLTEDLPRLFVRPNKIFLDFQKGKAVGPVGNDFKSGETQEGNEDFVGELSLTLVDARKLFYFVFGKTDPYVTLSLGDQIICSKKNSQTTVIGPPGEPIWNQDFHMLVANPKKQKLHIQVKDSLGFTDFTIGTGEVDLESLQDTVPTDRIVVLRGGWGLFRKGSSGEILLRLTYKAYVEDEEDGRSDVGSIDVDASDDDMSDYDESNASYVRDGIEYSDGSDKESFMDVLAALIVSEEFQGIVASEAGSSKISDDVSRMGSTIPISRGLKSSMPSDSSNSYESSRVAGSALFWLAVITSISVLIAFNIGGSSFFNP